In one Magallana gigas chromosome 7, xbMagGiga1.1, whole genome shotgun sequence genomic region, the following are encoded:
- the LOC105342660 gene encoding uncharacterized protein isoform X10 — protein MQGHHRNLRYDLHLTSKFKMDNREKRPIFDLKKSNSLNSSISIKDPVTGRNVLDEILQDPAENYKEQLARHTRSAFKEQVLARLSEGSCFESTQQIEHIQDSKDVLPLSIVDPNTGKDVLFDDITSCEEKIHQRASIVDPSTGDDKWIDLFKNENIKKNAQELENKRKRNKFIEGVRQKMLHSRSDEEFQSWNDYVYQDNEEENSDASFSSDWGQYEYEYQSISSVSQRYTTFNDSIYQEEVDADTSYSSVYAFGKTNGYLSAFSQEYAFDDDFNNQDDEYVSETSDYPSASDSEKHNDGNAVAVKDDSKSEHYEGMIDMRESGQFLENGDNCEDTKTQVTEITKESTLSNEIDKELPAQAVAEITNTSEPVLFNHQSCIIAGWKGSGKTTVLRLLESERWDDIFEDNCNGLNGKEKPNSMQKNSVSFVEISNSPLCKVFPIVLAPVTVGILVVDMTKTLKETMDSGSNTTGFSKLTYRDYTVSWLHIFQNVCTSKVNIILVGTHADEYSETDAIAYMDEILKLVDNNYLDKICLSKEMTFTISSQKAGKEECSFNKEKLKAFVQSQLLSYGHLRKPVPMRWISWFEVLVKTCQQENKVTRIDKLWMLNEKIPKENRLTSFDEMKDVLALFSDIGKIIFEGQYCNIAVLDIQYIVNVVSTIMSSQIRTGEITSSVLQDMLIQTCKPYCEESALYLEAIGLASKFPSSDVWYFPTLNAHKFPIEDFKNFKTSSVFCFKFNCHARLIFHMLVCMCLSINKWSVLLDGKMKCVYKNVIVFSVKSHNILIRTRGNKIQVQILWLHKINVDTVLISEIMKKIGSLLDTIKARKHANIKFETGFECGKEPLGKDEDTFISFEEANGSRVIQCPRCPVKESHPIDVQSITEFWMHGEQQNDFVQKKDSCSQKLDGTRFKKASLKTTDAKVSDFKSEISKRVGMIRHQENAIGTGFRVGKNKVMTCWHVIGPYITENTVRGCELDVKRLNPFNILFQFKDRNETCHPKNYFRFIPYIHFNDKELDVIVLELERHQFSEVEFPPPIRFFGEIDFDRELHLIGHPGGVQMKEDSQVYPMPRNEQTHQFILDLEAWSIMHCPNNENFYSPLHDACKVLLHTTFDRGSSGSPGINIDHEKAIVVLMLSGGVPTCFYDGTYTNIPHDKLVEYGVSISDIYNKMKLENPKLCNEIFDTCN, from the exons ATGCAAGGTCACCATCGAAACCTTCGATATGACCTTCATCTTACTTCAAAA tttaaaatggACAACAGAGAGAAGAGGcctatttttgatttaaagaaatcaaattcgTTGAACTCAAGTATATCAATAAAGGATCCGGTAACTGGAAGAAATGTCTTAGATGAAATTTTACAAGATCCTGCTGAAAACTATAAG GAACAACTTGCTAGGCATACCCGCTCAGCTTTCAAGGAGCAAGTATTAGCAAGGTTGTCGGAAGGAAGCTGTTTTGAAAGTACACAACAG attgaaCACATTCAAGACTCTAAAGATGTTTTACCTTTAAGTATAGTCGATCCGAATACGGGAAAAGAT GTTTTGTTTGATGATATAACCAGCtgtgaagaaaaaatacatcaaaGGGCAAGCATTGTGGATCCTTCAACAGGAGATGACAAGTGGATTGACTTATTTAAGAAcgaaaatatcaagaaaaatgcaCAG GAGTTAGAAAACAAACGAAAAAGGAACAAATTTATAGAAGGAGTTAGGCAGAAGATGTTACACAGTCGTAGTGATGAAGAG TTTCAGTCTTGGAATGACTATGTGTACCAAGATAATGAAGAAGAAAACTCAGACGCTTCATTTTCAAGTGATTGGGGTCAATATGAATATGAATACCAAAGTATTTCGTCCGTCAGCCAAAGATACACG ACTTTTAATGACTCTATCTACCAAGAGGAGGTGGATGCAGACACATCGTATTCAAGTGTATATGCATTTGGAAAAACCAATGGTTATCTTTCAGCATTTAGCCAGGAATACGcg TTTGATGACGACTTTAATAACCAAGATGATGAGTATGTATCTGAGACATCTGATTATCCTAGTGCCTCAGACTCGGAAAAACATAATGATGGCAATGCTGTTGCAGTTAAAGACGACTCAAAG tCAGAGCATTATGAGGGAATGATAGATATGCGTGAATCAGGACAATTTCTTGAAAACGGAGATAATTGCGAGGACACGAAAACACAGGTTAcagaaataacaaaagaaagcaCATTGTCAAATGAAATTGATAAGGAGTTGCCAG CTCAAGCAGTGGCTGAAATTACCAATACAAGTGAACCCGTTTTATTCAATCATCAATCTTGTATCATCGCTGGTTGGAAGGGCTCAGGAAAAACAACAGTTCTGCGACTCCTTGAATCCGAAAGATGGGATGATATTTTTGAAGATAACTGTAATGGAT TAAATGGAAAAGAAAAACCAAATAGCATGCAGAAAAACAGCGTATCCTTCGTAGAGATATCAAACAGTCCTCTGTGCAAAGTTTTTCCAATTGTGTTAGCCCCTGTAACCGTTGGGATCTTGGTTGTTGATATGACCAAGACGCTTAAAGAAACAATGGATTCTGGAAGCAACACAACAGGATTTTCAAAACTGACTTACAGAG ATTATACCGTATCTTGGCTTCACATATTCCAAAATGTTTGTACATCAAAAGTGAACATCATTCTTGTTGGAACACACGCTGATGAATATTCAGAGACG GATGCAATCGCATATAtggatgaaattttaaaacttgtcGACAATAACTATTTAGACAAGATTTGTTTGTCGAAGGAGATGACATTTACCATATCCTCGCAAAAGGCAGGGAAGGAAGAATGCtcttttaataaagaaaaactgAAAGCATTTGTCCAAAGTCAATTGCTCAGTTATGGCCATCTTAGAAAACCGGTTCCAATGCGATggatttcgtggtttgaagtaCTTGTAAAAACGTGCCAACAAGAAAATAAAGTGACCAGGATTGACAAACTCTGGATGCTTAATGAAAAAATCCCCAAAGAAAACAGGTTGACATCTTTTGACGAAATGAAAGATGTTTTAGCACTGTTCAGTGATattggaaaaattatttttgaagggCAGTACTGCAATATCGCAGTATTGGATATTCAGTACATTGTGAACGTTGTTTCAACTATAATGTCAAGTCAAATCAGGACAGGAGAAATTACCTCTTCAGTTCTACAAGACATGTTAATACAAACTTGTAAACCTTACTGCGAGGAAAGTGCTTTATACTTGGAGGCGATTGGGTTAGCATCAAAATTTCCTTCTTCAGATGTTTGGTATTTTCCGACTTTAAACGCGCACAAATTCCCCATCgaagatttcaaaaatttcaaaacatcttcagtattttgtttcaaattcaaTTGTCATGCAAGACTAATATTTCACATGTTAGTTTGTATGTGTTTGAGTATAAACAAATGGAGTGTCCTACTTGATGGGAAAATGAAATGCGTTTACAAAAACGTTATTGTATTTTCGGTGAAAAGTCATAATATCCTTATCAGAACTCGTGGGAATAAAATTCAAGTTCAGATACTGTGGTTACATAAAATCAACGTGGATACTGTTTTAATCTCTGAGATAATGAAAAAGATTGGTTCTCTTCTCGATACCATTAAAGCGAGAAAGCATGCAAATATCAAATTCGAGACGGGGTTTGAATGCGGAAAGGAACCGTTAGGAAAAGACGAGGACACTTTCATATCTTTTGAGGAGGCTAATGGAAGTCGTGTTATCCAGTGCCCTCGGTGCCCTGTAAAAGAATCGCACCCAATTGATGTGCAAAGCATTACAGAATTTTGGATGCAC GGAGAACAACAGAATGACTTTGTCCAGAAAAAAGATTCTT GTTCCCAAAAACTAGATGGAACTCGCTTTAAAAAGGCATCTTTAAAGACCACTGATGCTAAAGTGTCAGATTTCAAATCTGAAATCTCTAAAAGGGTTGGAATGATAAGACACCAAGAAAATGCAATAGGTACTGGGTTTCGAGTGGGTAAAAACAAAGTGATGACATGTTGGCACGTAATTGGCCCCTACATTACAG aaaacacAGTACGCGGATGTGAACTTGACGTTAAACGACTAAATCCTTTCAACATATTATTTCAATTCAAAGATCGTAATGAAACATGCCATCCAAAAAACTATTTTAGATTCATTCCATATATACACTTTAATGACAAGGAGTTAGATGTAATCGTTTTGGAACTAGAAAGGCATCAGTTCTCAGAAGTTGAATTCCCTCCACCAATCCGATTTTTTGGTGAAATTGATTTTGATAGAGAACTTCATTTAATTGGACACCCAGGTGGTGTTCAGATGAAAGAAGACAGCCAGGTGTATCCTATGCCACGCAACGAGCAAACGCATCAGTTTATTTTGGATTTAGAGGCATGGAGTATAATGCATTGTCCtaacaatgaaaatttttattcgCCTCTTCATGATGCTTGCAAAGTTCTTCTTCACACAACATTTGACCGCGGTTCATCTGGCTCACCTGGGATCAATATAGACCACGAAAAAGCAATTGTAGTTTTGATGCTTTCTGGTGGTGTTCCTACCTGTTTTTATGATGGAACATACACCAACATACCGCATGATAAGCTAGTGGAATATGGAGTCTCTATTAGTGATATATATAATAAGATGAAACTTGAGAACCCAAAGCTTTGCAATgaaatttttgatacatgtaattga
- the LOC105342660 gene encoding uncharacterized protein isoform X6, whose amino-acid sequence MQGHHRNLRYDLHLTSKFKMDNREKRPIFDLKKSNSLNSSISIKDPVTGRNVLDEILQDPAENYKEQLARHTRSAFKEQVLARLSEGSCFESTQQVLFDDITSCEEKIHQRASIVDPSTGDDKWIDLFKNENIKKNAQELENKRKRNKFIEGVRQKMLHSRSDEEFQSWNDYVYQDNEEENSDASFSSDWGQYEYEYQSISSVSQRYTDTETYTADQSQPWEEETYFEQTFNDSIYQEEVDADTSYSSVYAFGKTNGYLSAFSQEYAGATKYDPVCNPLETYQLSWNQSYEDPSRYRTGKPCESYQQLLALHSNQSCDFDDDFNNQDDEYVSETSDYPSASDSEKHNDGNAVAVKDDSKSEHYEGMIDMRESGQFLENGDNCEDTKTQVTEITKESTLSNEIDKELPAQAVAEITNTSEPVLFNHQSCIIAGWKGSGKTTVLRLLESERWDDIFEDNCNGLNGKEKPNSMQKNSVSFVEISNSPLCKVFPIVLAPVTVGILVVDMTKTLKETMDSGSNTTGFSKLTYRDYTVSWLHIFQNVCTSKVNIILVGTHADEYSETDAIAYMDEILKLVDNNYLDKICLSKEMTFTISSQKAGKEECSFNKEKLKAFVQSQLLSYGHLRKPVPMRWISWFEVLVKTCQQENKVTRIDKLWMLNEKIPKENRLTSFDEMKDVLALFSDIGKIIFEGQYCNIAVLDIQYIVNVVSTIMSSQIRTGEITSSVLQDMLIQTCKPYCEESALYLEAIGLASKFPSSDVWYFPTLNAHKFPIEDFKNFKTSSVFCFKFNCHARLIFHMLVCMCLSINKWSVLLDGKMKCVYKNVIVFSVKSHNILIRTRGNKIQVQILWLHKINVDTVLISEIMKKIGSLLDTIKARKHANIKFETGFECGKEPLGKDEDTFISFEEANGSRVIQCPRCPVKESHPIDVQSITEFWMHGEQQNDFVQKKDSCSQKLDGTRFKKASLKTTDAKVSDFKSEISKRVGMIRHQENAIGTGFRVGKNKVMTCWHVIGPYITENTVRGCELDVKRLNPFNILFQFKDRNETCHPKNYFRFIPYIHFNDKELDVIVLELERHQFSEVEFPPPIRFFGEIDFDRELHLIGHPGGVQMKEDSQVYPMPRNEQTHQFILDLEAWSIMHCPNNENFYSPLHDACKVLLHTTFDRGSSGSPGINIDHEKAIVVLMLSGGVPTCFYDGTYTNIPHDKLVEYGVSISDIYNKMKLENPKLCNEIFDTCN is encoded by the exons ATGCAAGGTCACCATCGAAACCTTCGATATGACCTTCATCTTACTTCAAAA tttaaaatggACAACAGAGAGAAGAGGcctatttttgatttaaagaaatcaaattcgTTGAACTCAAGTATATCAATAAAGGATCCGGTAACTGGAAGAAATGTCTTAGATGAAATTTTACAAGATCCTGCTGAAAACTATAAG GAACAACTTGCTAGGCATACCCGCTCAGCTTTCAAGGAGCAAGTATTAGCAAGGTTGTCGGAAGGAAGCTGTTTTGAAAGTACACAACAG GTTTTGTTTGATGATATAACCAGCtgtgaagaaaaaatacatcaaaGGGCAAGCATTGTGGATCCTTCAACAGGAGATGACAAGTGGATTGACTTATTTAAGAAcgaaaatatcaagaaaaatgcaCAG GAGTTAGAAAACAAACGAAAAAGGAACAAATTTATAGAAGGAGTTAGGCAGAAGATGTTACACAGTCGTAGTGATGAAGAG TTTCAGTCTTGGAATGACTATGTGTACCAAGATAATGAAGAAGAAAACTCAGACGCTTCATTTTCAAGTGATTGGGGTCAATATGAATATGAATACCAAAGTATTTCGTCCGTCAGCCAAAGATACACG GATACAGAAACATACACAGCAGATCAGTCTCAACCATGGGAAGAAGAAACTTATTTCGAACAG ACTTTTAATGACTCTATCTACCAAGAGGAGGTGGATGCAGACACATCGTATTCAAGTGTATATGCATTTGGAAAAACCAATGGTTATCTTTCAGCATTTAGCCAGGAATACGcg GGAGCTACAAAATATGATCCAGTTTGTAATCCTTTGGAGACTTACCAACTGTCATGGAATCAGTCTTAtg AAGACCCATCCCGCTACCGAACCGGAAAACCCTGTGAAAGTTATCAACAACTGTTGGCACTACACTCAAACCAATCTTGTGAT TTTGATGACGACTTTAATAACCAAGATGATGAGTATGTATCTGAGACATCTGATTATCCTAGTGCCTCAGACTCGGAAAAACATAATGATGGCAATGCTGTTGCAGTTAAAGACGACTCAAAG tCAGAGCATTATGAGGGAATGATAGATATGCGTGAATCAGGACAATTTCTTGAAAACGGAGATAATTGCGAGGACACGAAAACACAGGTTAcagaaataacaaaagaaagcaCATTGTCAAATGAAATTGATAAGGAGTTGCCAG CTCAAGCAGTGGCTGAAATTACCAATACAAGTGAACCCGTTTTATTCAATCATCAATCTTGTATCATCGCTGGTTGGAAGGGCTCAGGAAAAACAACAGTTCTGCGACTCCTTGAATCCGAAAGATGGGATGATATTTTTGAAGATAACTGTAATGGAT TAAATGGAAAAGAAAAACCAAATAGCATGCAGAAAAACAGCGTATCCTTCGTAGAGATATCAAACAGTCCTCTGTGCAAAGTTTTTCCAATTGTGTTAGCCCCTGTAACCGTTGGGATCTTGGTTGTTGATATGACCAAGACGCTTAAAGAAACAATGGATTCTGGAAGCAACACAACAGGATTTTCAAAACTGACTTACAGAG ATTATACCGTATCTTGGCTTCACATATTCCAAAATGTTTGTACATCAAAAGTGAACATCATTCTTGTTGGAACACACGCTGATGAATATTCAGAGACG GATGCAATCGCATATAtggatgaaattttaaaacttgtcGACAATAACTATTTAGACAAGATTTGTTTGTCGAAGGAGATGACATTTACCATATCCTCGCAAAAGGCAGGGAAGGAAGAATGCtcttttaataaagaaaaactgAAAGCATTTGTCCAAAGTCAATTGCTCAGTTATGGCCATCTTAGAAAACCGGTTCCAATGCGATggatttcgtggtttgaagtaCTTGTAAAAACGTGCCAACAAGAAAATAAAGTGACCAGGATTGACAAACTCTGGATGCTTAATGAAAAAATCCCCAAAGAAAACAGGTTGACATCTTTTGACGAAATGAAAGATGTTTTAGCACTGTTCAGTGATattggaaaaattatttttgaagggCAGTACTGCAATATCGCAGTATTGGATATTCAGTACATTGTGAACGTTGTTTCAACTATAATGTCAAGTCAAATCAGGACAGGAGAAATTACCTCTTCAGTTCTACAAGACATGTTAATACAAACTTGTAAACCTTACTGCGAGGAAAGTGCTTTATACTTGGAGGCGATTGGGTTAGCATCAAAATTTCCTTCTTCAGATGTTTGGTATTTTCCGACTTTAAACGCGCACAAATTCCCCATCgaagatttcaaaaatttcaaaacatcttcagtattttgtttcaaattcaaTTGTCATGCAAGACTAATATTTCACATGTTAGTTTGTATGTGTTTGAGTATAAACAAATGGAGTGTCCTACTTGATGGGAAAATGAAATGCGTTTACAAAAACGTTATTGTATTTTCGGTGAAAAGTCATAATATCCTTATCAGAACTCGTGGGAATAAAATTCAAGTTCAGATACTGTGGTTACATAAAATCAACGTGGATACTGTTTTAATCTCTGAGATAATGAAAAAGATTGGTTCTCTTCTCGATACCATTAAAGCGAGAAAGCATGCAAATATCAAATTCGAGACGGGGTTTGAATGCGGAAAGGAACCGTTAGGAAAAGACGAGGACACTTTCATATCTTTTGAGGAGGCTAATGGAAGTCGTGTTATCCAGTGCCCTCGGTGCCCTGTAAAAGAATCGCACCCAATTGATGTGCAAAGCATTACAGAATTTTGGATGCAC GGAGAACAACAGAATGACTTTGTCCAGAAAAAAGATTCTT GTTCCCAAAAACTAGATGGAACTCGCTTTAAAAAGGCATCTTTAAAGACCACTGATGCTAAAGTGTCAGATTTCAAATCTGAAATCTCTAAAAGGGTTGGAATGATAAGACACCAAGAAAATGCAATAGGTACTGGGTTTCGAGTGGGTAAAAACAAAGTGATGACATGTTGGCACGTAATTGGCCCCTACATTACAG aaaacacAGTACGCGGATGTGAACTTGACGTTAAACGACTAAATCCTTTCAACATATTATTTCAATTCAAAGATCGTAATGAAACATGCCATCCAAAAAACTATTTTAGATTCATTCCATATATACACTTTAATGACAAGGAGTTAGATGTAATCGTTTTGGAACTAGAAAGGCATCAGTTCTCAGAAGTTGAATTCCCTCCACCAATCCGATTTTTTGGTGAAATTGATTTTGATAGAGAACTTCATTTAATTGGACACCCAGGTGGTGTTCAGATGAAAGAAGACAGCCAGGTGTATCCTATGCCACGCAACGAGCAAACGCATCAGTTTATTTTGGATTTAGAGGCATGGAGTATAATGCATTGTCCtaacaatgaaaatttttattcgCCTCTTCATGATGCTTGCAAAGTTCTTCTTCACACAACATTTGACCGCGGTTCATCTGGCTCACCTGGGATCAATATAGACCACGAAAAAGCAATTGTAGTTTTGATGCTTTCTGGTGGTGTTCCTACCTGTTTTTATGATGGAACATACACCAACATACCGCATGATAAGCTAGTGGAATATGGAGTCTCTATTAGTGATATATATAATAAGATGAAACTTGAGAACCCAAAGCTTTGCAATgaaatttttgatacatgtaattga
- the LOC105342660 gene encoding uncharacterized protein isoform X3 — protein MQGHHRNLRYDLHLTSKFKMDNREKRPIFDLKKSNSLNSSISIKDPVTGRNVLDEILQDPAENYKEQLARHTRSAFKEQVLARLSEGSCFESTQQIEHIQDSKDVLPLSIVDPNTGKDVLFDDITSCEEKIHQRASIVDPSTGDDKWIDLFKNENIKKNAQELENKRKRNKFIEGVRQKMLHSRSDEEFQSWNDYVYQDNEEENSDASFSSDWGQYEYEYQSISSVSQRYTDTETYTADQSQPWEEETYFEQTFNDSIYQEEVDADTSYSSVYAFGKTNGYLSAFSQEYAGATKYDPVCNPLETYQLSWNQSYEDPSRYRTGKPCESYQQLLALHSNQSCDFDDDFNNQDDEYVSETSDYPSASDSEKHNDGNAVAVKDDSKSEHYEGMIDMRESGQFLENGDNCEDTKTQVTEITKESTLSNEIDKELPVAEITNTSEPVLFNHQSCIIAGWKGSGKTTVLRLLESERWDDIFEDNCNGLNGKEKPNSMQKNSVSFVEISNSPLCKVFPIVLAPVTVGILVVDMTKTLKETMDSGSNTTGFSKLTYRDYTVSWLHIFQNVCTSKVNIILVGTHADEYSETDAIAYMDEILKLVDNNYLDKICLSKEMTFTISSQKAGKEECSFNKEKLKAFVQSQLLSYGHLRKPVPMRWISWFEVLVKTCQQENKVTRIDKLWMLNEKIPKENRLTSFDEMKDVLALFSDIGKIIFEGQYCNIAVLDIQYIVNVVSTIMSSQIRTGEITSSVLQDMLIQTCKPYCEESALYLEAIGLASKFPSSDVWYFPTLNAHKFPIEDFKNFKTSSVFCFKFNCHARLIFHMLVCMCLSINKWSVLLDGKMKCVYKNVIVFSVKSHNILIRTRGNKIQVQILWLHKINVDTVLISEIMKKIGSLLDTIKARKHANIKFETGFECGKEPLGKDEDTFISFEEANGSRVIQCPRCPVKESHPIDVQSITEFWMHGEQQNDFVQKKDSCSQKLDGTRFKKASLKTTDAKVSDFKSEISKRVGMIRHQENAIGTGFRVGKNKVMTCWHVIGPYITENTVRGCELDVKRLNPFNILFQFKDRNETCHPKNYFRFIPYIHFNDKELDVIVLELERHQFSEVEFPPPIRFFGEIDFDRELHLIGHPGGVQMKEDSQVYPMPRNEQTHQFILDLEAWSIMHCPNNENFYSPLHDACKVLLHTTFDRGSSGSPGINIDHEKAIVVLMLSGGVPTCFYDGTYTNIPHDKLVEYGVSISDIYNKMKLENPKLCNEIFDTCN, from the exons ATGCAAGGTCACCATCGAAACCTTCGATATGACCTTCATCTTACTTCAAAA tttaaaatggACAACAGAGAGAAGAGGcctatttttgatttaaagaaatcaaattcgTTGAACTCAAGTATATCAATAAAGGATCCGGTAACTGGAAGAAATGTCTTAGATGAAATTTTACAAGATCCTGCTGAAAACTATAAG GAACAACTTGCTAGGCATACCCGCTCAGCTTTCAAGGAGCAAGTATTAGCAAGGTTGTCGGAAGGAAGCTGTTTTGAAAGTACACAACAG attgaaCACATTCAAGACTCTAAAGATGTTTTACCTTTAAGTATAGTCGATCCGAATACGGGAAAAGAT GTTTTGTTTGATGATATAACCAGCtgtgaagaaaaaatacatcaaaGGGCAAGCATTGTGGATCCTTCAACAGGAGATGACAAGTGGATTGACTTATTTAAGAAcgaaaatatcaagaaaaatgcaCAG GAGTTAGAAAACAAACGAAAAAGGAACAAATTTATAGAAGGAGTTAGGCAGAAGATGTTACACAGTCGTAGTGATGAAGAG TTTCAGTCTTGGAATGACTATGTGTACCAAGATAATGAAGAAGAAAACTCAGACGCTTCATTTTCAAGTGATTGGGGTCAATATGAATATGAATACCAAAGTATTTCGTCCGTCAGCCAAAGATACACG GATACAGAAACATACACAGCAGATCAGTCTCAACCATGGGAAGAAGAAACTTATTTCGAACAG ACTTTTAATGACTCTATCTACCAAGAGGAGGTGGATGCAGACACATCGTATTCAAGTGTATATGCATTTGGAAAAACCAATGGTTATCTTTCAGCATTTAGCCAGGAATACGcg GGAGCTACAAAATATGATCCAGTTTGTAATCCTTTGGAGACTTACCAACTGTCATGGAATCAGTCTTAtg AAGACCCATCCCGCTACCGAACCGGAAAACCCTGTGAAAGTTATCAACAACTGTTGGCACTACACTCAAACCAATCTTGTGAT TTTGATGACGACTTTAATAACCAAGATGATGAGTATGTATCTGAGACATCTGATTATCCTAGTGCCTCAGACTCGGAAAAACATAATGATGGCAATGCTGTTGCAGTTAAAGACGACTCAAAG tCAGAGCATTATGAGGGAATGATAGATATGCGTGAATCAGGACAATTTCTTGAAAACGGAGATAATTGCGAGGACACGAAAACACAGGTTAcagaaataacaaaagaaagcaCATTGTCAAATGAAATTGATAAGGAGTTGCCAG TGGCTGAAATTACCAATACAAGTGAACCCGTTTTATTCAATCATCAATCTTGTATCATCGCTGGTTGGAAGGGCTCAGGAAAAACAACAGTTCTGCGACTCCTTGAATCCGAAAGATGGGATGATATTTTTGAAGATAACTGTAATGGAT TAAATGGAAAAGAAAAACCAAATAGCATGCAGAAAAACAGCGTATCCTTCGTAGAGATATCAAACAGTCCTCTGTGCAAAGTTTTTCCAATTGTGTTAGCCCCTGTAACCGTTGGGATCTTGGTTGTTGATATGACCAAGACGCTTAAAGAAACAATGGATTCTGGAAGCAACACAACAGGATTTTCAAAACTGACTTACAGAG ATTATACCGTATCTTGGCTTCACATATTCCAAAATGTTTGTACATCAAAAGTGAACATCATTCTTGTTGGAACACACGCTGATGAATATTCAGAGACG GATGCAATCGCATATAtggatgaaattttaaaacttgtcGACAATAACTATTTAGACAAGATTTGTTTGTCGAAGGAGATGACATTTACCATATCCTCGCAAAAGGCAGGGAAGGAAGAATGCtcttttaataaagaaaaactgAAAGCATTTGTCCAAAGTCAATTGCTCAGTTATGGCCATCTTAGAAAACCGGTTCCAATGCGATggatttcgtggtttgaagtaCTTGTAAAAACGTGCCAACAAGAAAATAAAGTGACCAGGATTGACAAACTCTGGATGCTTAATGAAAAAATCCCCAAAGAAAACAGGTTGACATCTTTTGACGAAATGAAAGATGTTTTAGCACTGTTCAGTGATattggaaaaattatttttgaagggCAGTACTGCAATATCGCAGTATTGGATATTCAGTACATTGTGAACGTTGTTTCAACTATAATGTCAAGTCAAATCAGGACAGGAGAAATTACCTCTTCAGTTCTACAAGACATGTTAATACAAACTTGTAAACCTTACTGCGAGGAAAGTGCTTTATACTTGGAGGCGATTGGGTTAGCATCAAAATTTCCTTCTTCAGATGTTTGGTATTTTCCGACTTTAAACGCGCACAAATTCCCCATCgaagatttcaaaaatttcaaaacatcttcagtattttgtttcaaattcaaTTGTCATGCAAGACTAATATTTCACATGTTAGTTTGTATGTGTTTGAGTATAAACAAATGGAGTGTCCTACTTGATGGGAAAATGAAATGCGTTTACAAAAACGTTATTGTATTTTCGGTGAAAAGTCATAATATCCTTATCAGAACTCGTGGGAATAAAATTCAAGTTCAGATACTGTGGTTACATAAAATCAACGTGGATACTGTTTTAATCTCTGAGATAATGAAAAAGATTGGTTCTCTTCTCGATACCATTAAAGCGAGAAAGCATGCAAATATCAAATTCGAGACGGGGTTTGAATGCGGAAAGGAACCGTTAGGAAAAGACGAGGACACTTTCATATCTTTTGAGGAGGCTAATGGAAGTCGTGTTATCCAGTGCCCTCGGTGCCCTGTAAAAGAATCGCACCCAATTGATGTGCAAAGCATTACAGAATTTTGGATGCAC GGAGAACAACAGAATGACTTTGTCCAGAAAAAAGATTCTT GTTCCCAAAAACTAGATGGAACTCGCTTTAAAAAGGCATCTTTAAAGACCACTGATGCTAAAGTGTCAGATTTCAAATCTGAAATCTCTAAAAGGGTTGGAATGATAAGACACCAAGAAAATGCAATAGGTACTGGGTTTCGAGTGGGTAAAAACAAAGTGATGACATGTTGGCACGTAATTGGCCCCTACATTACAG aaaacacAGTACGCGGATGTGAACTTGACGTTAAACGACTAAATCCTTTCAACATATTATTTCAATTCAAAGATCGTAATGAAACATGCCATCCAAAAAACTATTTTAGATTCATTCCATATATACACTTTAATGACAAGGAGTTAGATGTAATCGTTTTGGAACTAGAAAGGCATCAGTTCTCAGAAGTTGAATTCCCTCCACCAATCCGATTTTTTGGTGAAATTGATTTTGATAGAGAACTTCATTTAATTGGACACCCAGGTGGTGTTCAGATGAAAGAAGACAGCCAGGTGTATCCTATGCCACGCAACGAGCAAACGCATCAGTTTATTTTGGATTTAGAGGCATGGAGTATAATGCATTGTCCtaacaatgaaaatttttattcgCCTCTTCATGATGCTTGCAAAGTTCTTCTTCACACAACATTTGACCGCGGTTCATCTGGCTCACCTGGGATCAATATAGACCACGAAAAAGCAATTGTAGTTTTGATGCTTTCTGGTGGTGTTCCTACCTGTTTTTATGATGGAACATACACCAACATACCGCATGATAAGCTAGTGGAATATGGAGTCTCTATTAGTGATATATATAATAAGATGAAACTTGAGAACCCAAAGCTTTGCAATgaaatttttgatacatgtaattga